From Streptomyces sp. NBC_01754, a single genomic window includes:
- a CDS encoding AAA family ATPase, with translation MTDDIPLSQLLNDRLRTSDLAPGAADLLRSMLPEPPPEKIGRAGPVYLHSITAAGWRGVGAETTLDLPHGPGLTVVAGRNGTGKSSFAEAAEMALTGFNARWDGSNGKSRTAVWKEGWRNLHASSVPQVSLKVTLDDISAPVTVRRTWYGEKVHEASTTVLRADGAEQKLDECVDASMLSLYRPFLPYSELGSMVDGTLSDLHNKIAKFIGLGQLGEIDDRLAARVKACKGVEVRPRDLRSAVTEALSGLDDQRAVEAARALGGRTPDVDAVRALLDRDAVTDGSADSRLRALATLSGPDEEEVAGALARLREAVAAVEDVRHSNAEEARRLAGLLENALEHRRRSGSADCPVCGAEERLDRAWAEATRAEIERLQAEAAGAEAVHRTFGGARRAVHDLVQPVPDLLQAEDSELAGLWREWALCRSLTDPVELANRVERVAPMLSQACRQVGEEAARRLTDRDTAWRPAAVRLAEWLVAVEEAAEATHRRKEAETARAWFKTLTNELRGERMAKFVKQSQDVWKKLCESSSVSLGDITLKGTARQGSVQLDVSVDDQEAPAYSVMSQGELHSLALSLFIPRATHDDSPFGFLVIDDPVQSMDTQKVEGLATVLSECARHRQVVVFTHDTRLEQAISHLGIEATILHIAREADSVVTVDKRSDPVQQAFKEARAVSLDPRLPQSVADRVIPALCRFALEIACTETARRTLRDERGRRLGLAKVEERISPLVRTKEYVALALLGDSSGRPEVAVERLHAGGWALINELNAGSHPGLPTVDDRKQLVTRTERLAGAIRRDRTIVVPQGGAR, from the coding sequence ATGACCGACGACATCCCTCTGTCTCAGCTGCTCAACGACCGTCTCCGCACGTCGGATCTGGCGCCGGGGGCAGCCGACCTGTTGCGCAGCATGCTTCCCGAGCCGCCCCCGGAGAAGATTGGGCGTGCCGGCCCTGTGTACCTGCACTCCATTACGGCGGCGGGCTGGCGGGGCGTCGGCGCCGAGACCACGCTCGACCTTCCGCATGGCCCTGGACTGACCGTGGTCGCGGGCCGCAACGGCACCGGGAAGTCGAGCTTCGCTGAGGCTGCCGAGATGGCGCTGACGGGTTTCAACGCCCGTTGGGACGGCAGCAACGGCAAGTCCCGCACGGCGGTGTGGAAGGAGGGCTGGCGCAACCTGCACGCGTCCTCGGTGCCGCAGGTCTCCCTCAAGGTCACGTTGGACGACATCAGCGCCCCGGTCACCGTGCGTCGGACCTGGTACGGCGAGAAGGTGCACGAGGCGAGCACGACGGTGCTGCGGGCGGACGGCGCGGAGCAGAAGCTCGATGAGTGCGTCGACGCCTCGATGCTCTCCCTCTACCGGCCGTTCCTGCCGTACAGCGAGCTGGGATCAATGGTGGACGGGACGCTCAGCGACCTGCACAACAAGATCGCCAAATTCATCGGGCTCGGCCAGCTGGGCGAGATCGACGACCGTCTGGCCGCCCGTGTCAAGGCATGCAAGGGCGTGGAGGTCCGGCCTCGCGACCTGAGGAGCGCGGTGACGGAGGCCCTGAGCGGGCTCGATGACCAGCGCGCCGTCGAGGCCGCTCGCGCGCTTGGTGGACGTACCCCCGACGTTGACGCTGTGCGGGCCCTGCTCGATCGGGACGCGGTCACCGACGGGAGCGCCGACAGTCGCCTCCGGGCACTCGCCACCCTGTCCGGCCCGGACGAAGAGGAGGTCGCGGGGGCGCTGGCGCGTCTGAGGGAGGCGGTTGCCGCTGTCGAGGACGTACGGCACTCCAACGCCGAGGAGGCGCGGCGGCTGGCCGGCCTTTTGGAGAACGCACTCGAACACCGCCGCCGCTCCGGGAGCGCGGACTGCCCGGTATGTGGTGCTGAGGAACGCCTGGACCGGGCCTGGGCGGAGGCGACGCGGGCCGAGATTGAGCGGCTCCAGGCGGAGGCGGCCGGGGCCGAAGCGGTACACCGGACGTTTGGCGGCGCCCGGCGTGCTGTCCACGACCTGGTCCAGCCAGTCCCCGATCTGCTGCAGGCCGAGGATTCGGAACTGGCGGGCCTGTGGCGCGAGTGGGCTCTCTGCCGAAGTCTGACCGACCCCGTCGAGCTGGCGAACCGGGTCGAGCGCGTCGCGCCCATGCTGAGCCAGGCGTGCAGGCAGGTCGGCGAGGAGGCCGCCCGCAGGCTCACCGACCGCGACACCGCATGGCGGCCCGCGGCCGTGCGGCTCGCCGAGTGGCTCGTTGCGGTGGAGGAGGCCGCAGAAGCGACCCATCGGCGTAAGGAGGCGGAGACGGCCCGCGCCTGGTTCAAGACGCTGACGAACGAGCTCAGGGGTGAGCGGATGGCGAAGTTCGTCAAGCAGTCGCAGGACGTGTGGAAGAAGCTCTGCGAAAGCAGCAGTGTGTCGCTCGGTGACATCACCCTGAAGGGCACGGCCCGGCAGGGGAGCGTGCAGCTCGACGTCTCCGTGGACGACCAGGAGGCGCCTGCGTACAGCGTGATGAGCCAGGGCGAACTCCACTCGCTCGCCCTGTCGCTGTTCATCCCGCGGGCGACGCACGACGACAGCCCGTTCGGCTTCCTCGTCATCGACGACCCGGTGCAGTCGATGGACACCCAGAAGGTGGAGGGGCTGGCCACGGTGCTGAGCGAGTGTGCCCGCCATCGACAGGTCGTCGTCTTCACGCACGACACCCGACTGGAGCAGGCTATCTCCCACCTCGGTATCGAGGCGACGATCCTTCACATCGCCCGCGAGGCCGACTCGGTCGTCACCGTTGACAAACGGAGTGACCCCGTTCAGCAGGCTTTCAAGGAGGCCCGCGCCGTCTCCCTCGACCCGCGCCTGCCGCAGAGCGTCGCCGACCGGGTCATCCCGGCACTGTGCCGATTCGCCTTGGAAATCGCCTGCACGGAGACCGCGCGTCGCACCCTGCGGGACGAGCGCGGCCGTCGCCTTGGCCTGGCGAAGGTTGAGGAGCGCATCTCCCCGCTGGTGCGGACCAAGGAGTATGTGGCCCTCGCCCTGCTCGGTGACTCCTCTGGGAGGCCGGAGGTGGCCGTGGAGCGGCTGCACGCCGGAGGATGGGCGCTGATCAACGAGCTCAATGCGGGCTCCCACCCCGGGCTGCCGACCGTGGACGACCGCAAGCAGCTTGTTACGCGGACGGAGCGGCTGGCCGGGGCGATCC
- a CDS encoding Eco57I restriction-modification methylase domain-containing protein, whose amino-acid sequence MSATTRNQVFSAVHTVGGLLPADMLVRISESKESRDVPGSGPADYHVIGPRRSVRDEAERHWDYLKAIWRELREKLPVSAEADLPADPTGLALDQWLEPLFNELGFGRITTVTAGAYRADSDPDRVFPISHHWHHVPVHMAAWNALLDKRPGGVGTVPPHSLLQECLNRREANLWGVLTNGRQLRLLRDSNALATASYVEFDLEAIFDGELFSEFVLLYRLLHVSRFETGDAGVPSACWLEQWRTEAIASGTRALDHHRDGVQRAITTLGTGFLRHPANKGLRENLDADRFHAALLRLAYRMIFLFVAEDREALHHPDASDDARKRYAEYFSSARLRRHALRRQGTAHADQYAALRIVLDALGREDGRPEMGLPGLGGLFDDTTADAPLRGCALSNASLLEAVRHLCRVRDEKTARWRPVDYRNMGSEELGSIYESLLELVPKHSATERSFELVNRLGNDRKKTGSYYTPASLIETLLDSTLDPVIDDAQKRGEQAATAAGEPDPKETIVRELLSLTVCDPACGSGHFLVAAARRIAKRVAAVRESNPEPPPVAVRSALHEVVAHCVYGVDLNPMAVELAKVSLWLEALEPGKALGFLDAHIKHGNGLVGTTPALMLDGIPNKAFKAVEGDDEKYARFLEKQNDQERKGQSGLFEVVVETKVSNTAFASGLRRIIAAPSGNLREVHAQQAAYEDWREKKEYVHARHIADAWCAAFMWRKTKDAPAPVTHEVFQALRDPEAQTASKATHDEIDDMRDLYRFFHWHLEFPEVFTVPEQVKAGDAVDPATGWSGGFSCVVGNPPWDKVDFEDKKYFSVVEPSIAAIAGTARRTRITEWEAENEEAGNPEAGRRYRQARRMVKSTFLFAGGSGAFPLCGKGLTIKGVNSLQTDQLFAERFATIAAPRSRFGCILPTAIATGAGAQYLFSDFTRRGAVAALYDFENRKPLFVGVHASYKFCLLSLAGSELREPAARFAFFLEDPSDLDDADRGFALSPEEIALINPNTGTLPIFRTRRDADLTAEIYRRIPVLWNDTEQKGNPWGIFFKRLFDMTDDSDLFRTREELERDGWELRGNVFTREGDRMLPLYEGKMAHHFDHRWNSYYGTGNEDRRRLSLAEKQDAAAVAMPRYWIADEGLIPTVRKGKEVEVPGVGTRLKDLGWERKWLCGWRDVCRTTDERTAIAAVLPIGAVGHTYPLMMPRTSPELTTALVAAQSSLVFDFVSRQKIGGIHMALMTWKQLPVPRPGDMEPHATFLADRTRELVFTTEDMAPLARDLGDTELPFRWDEARRAQIRAELDAYFLHLYGVSRNDADYILESFQSETGGLKNNEIAKYGHYRTKDLVLAEYDRMAAAGVSLTTPLVDGENYTSTLTPPPGHGPRHPAEPKAV is encoded by the coding sequence ATGTCCGCCACTACCCGCAACCAGGTCTTCTCCGCCGTCCACACCGTCGGCGGCCTGCTTCCCGCCGACATGCTCGTCCGTATCTCGGAGAGTAAGGAGAGCAGGGACGTCCCTGGCTCCGGCCCCGCCGACTACCACGTCATCGGCCCCCGGCGATCCGTCCGCGACGAGGCCGAACGCCACTGGGACTACCTCAAGGCCATTTGGCGCGAGCTCCGCGAGAAATTGCCGGTCAGCGCCGAGGCCGACCTGCCCGCGGACCCTACCGGCCTGGCCCTTGACCAGTGGCTCGAACCGCTCTTCAACGAGCTGGGCTTCGGCCGCATCACCACGGTCACGGCAGGCGCGTACCGCGCCGACAGCGACCCGGACCGGGTTTTCCCCATCAGCCACCATTGGCACCACGTGCCCGTCCACATGGCCGCCTGGAACGCTCTGCTCGACAAACGGCCCGGCGGTGTCGGTACCGTACCCCCGCACTCCCTCCTCCAGGAGTGCCTGAACCGCCGCGAGGCTAACCTGTGGGGCGTCCTCACGAACGGCCGGCAACTGCGCCTGCTGCGCGACTCCAACGCCCTGGCCACCGCCTCGTACGTCGAGTTCGACCTCGAAGCCATCTTCGACGGCGAACTGTTCAGCGAGTTCGTCCTGCTCTACCGGCTGCTGCACGTCTCCCGTTTCGAGACAGGTGATGCGGGAGTCCCGTCCGCGTGCTGGTTGGAGCAGTGGCGTACGGAAGCAATTGCGTCGGGCACCCGGGCGCTCGACCACCACCGCGACGGTGTCCAGCGGGCCATTACCACCCTGGGTACCGGCTTCCTGCGCCACCCGGCCAACAAGGGCCTGCGCGAGAACCTGGACGCCGATCGCTTCCACGCGGCGCTTCTGCGCCTCGCCTACCGGATGATCTTCCTCTTCGTCGCCGAGGACCGTGAGGCCCTTCACCACCCCGACGCGAGTGACGACGCCCGCAAGCGGTACGCCGAGTACTTCAGCTCCGCCCGTCTGCGCCGCCACGCCCTGCGCCGCCAGGGCACCGCGCACGCCGACCAGTACGCCGCCCTGCGGATCGTCCTGGACGCGTTGGGCCGCGAGGACGGCCGTCCCGAGATGGGTCTGCCCGGTCTCGGCGGCCTCTTCGACGACACCACCGCCGATGCCCCTCTGCGCGGCTGCGCCCTGTCGAACGCCTCCCTACTGGAGGCCGTACGTCACCTCTGCCGCGTACGCGACGAGAAGACCGCGCGCTGGCGACCGGTGGACTACCGCAACATGGGCTCGGAGGAACTCGGCTCCATCTACGAGTCCCTGCTGGAGCTGGTCCCAAAGCACAGCGCCACCGAGCGCTCCTTCGAACTGGTCAACCGGCTCGGCAACGACCGCAAGAAGACCGGCTCCTACTACACCCCCGCCTCGCTCATCGAGACCCTGCTCGATTCCACCCTCGACCCGGTGATAGACGACGCCCAGAAGCGCGGAGAGCAGGCCGCCACGGCGGCAGGGGAGCCGGACCCGAAGGAGACCATCGTTCGCGAGCTGTTGTCGCTGACCGTCTGCGACCCTGCTTGCGGTTCAGGCCATTTCCTCGTCGCTGCGGCCCGCCGCATCGCCAAGCGGGTGGCGGCCGTACGGGAGAGTAACCCGGAGCCGCCCCCCGTCGCCGTACGCAGCGCCCTGCACGAGGTTGTCGCCCACTGCGTGTACGGCGTGGACCTCAATCCCATGGCGGTCGAGCTGGCCAAGGTCTCGCTGTGGCTGGAGGCCCTGGAGCCGGGGAAGGCGCTGGGCTTCCTGGACGCGCACATCAAGCACGGGAACGGCCTGGTGGGCACAACGCCCGCGCTGATGCTCGATGGCATCCCGAACAAGGCGTTCAAGGCGGTCGAGGGGGACGACGAGAAGTACGCCAGGTTCCTGGAGAAGCAGAACGACCAGGAGCGCAAGGGTCAGAGCGGTCTGTTCGAGGTAGTCGTGGAGACGAAGGTTTCCAACACCGCGTTTGCCTCCGGCCTCCGCCGGATCATCGCGGCCCCTTCCGGCAATCTGCGCGAGGTGCACGCCCAGCAGGCGGCGTACGAGGACTGGAGGGAGAAGAAGGAGTACGTCCACGCTCGGCACATCGCCGATGCCTGGTGTGCCGCGTTCATGTGGCGCAAGACTAAGGACGCCCCGGCCCCCGTCACCCACGAGGTGTTCCAGGCTCTGCGGGACCCGGAGGCCCAGACGGCTTCGAAGGCGACCCACGACGAGATCGACGACATGCGAGACCTCTACCGCTTCTTCCACTGGCACCTTGAGTTTCCGGAGGTCTTCACGGTCCCTGAGCAGGTCAAAGCGGGTGACGCGGTGGACCCGGCGACGGGGTGGTCGGGCGGCTTCTCTTGTGTGGTGGGCAATCCCCCGTGGGACAAGGTCGACTTCGAGGACAAGAAGTACTTCAGCGTGGTCGAGCCGTCGATCGCGGCGATCGCGGGTACGGCGCGGCGTACGCGGATCACGGAGTGGGAGGCCGAGAACGAGGAGGCCGGGAACCCTGAGGCGGGGAGGCGGTACCGGCAGGCGCGACGGATGGTGAAGTCGACGTTCCTGTTCGCGGGGGGCTCGGGGGCGTTTCCGCTGTGTGGGAAGGGTCTGACGATCAAGGGGGTCAACTCCCTGCAGACTGACCAGTTGTTCGCGGAGCGCTTCGCGACGATCGCCGCACCCAGGAGCCGCTTCGGTTGCATTCTTCCTACAGCAATTGCGACCGGCGCGGGTGCGCAGTACCTGTTCAGCGACTTCACCCGGCGGGGCGCGGTGGCAGCGTTGTACGACTTCGAGAACCGCAAGCCGCTCTTCGTGGGGGTGCACGCCAGCTACAAGTTCTGCCTCCTCTCCCTGGCCGGCAGTGAGCTACGGGAGCCCGCAGCCCGCTTCGCCTTCTTTCTGGAGGATCCGTCGGACCTGGATGACGCGGACCGGGGGTTCGCGCTCAGCCCGGAGGAGATCGCGCTCATCAACCCCAACACGGGGACGCTGCCGATTTTCCGGACGCGGCGGGACGCGGATCTTACGGCGGAGATCTATCGCCGTATCCCGGTGCTGTGGAACGACACCGAGCAGAAGGGAAATCCGTGGGGGATCTTCTTTAAGCGGCTCTTCGATATGACCGACGATTCCGACCTCTTCCGTACGCGCGAGGAGCTGGAGCGGGATGGCTGGGAGCTCCGCGGAAATGTGTTCACGCGGGAAGGCGATCGGATGTTGCCTTTGTACGAGGGCAAGATGGCCCACCACTTCGACCACCGTTGGAACAGCTACTACGGCACGGGCAACGAAGACCGTCGGCGTCTCAGTCTTGCTGAGAAGCAGGACGCTGCAGCAGTAGCCATGCCCCGGTATTGGATTGCAGACGAAGGACTCATTCCGACTGTCCGGAAGGGCAAAGAGGTCGAGGTCCCTGGTGTCGGCACCCGGCTCAAGGACCTTGGCTGGGAGCGTAAATGGCTCTGTGGGTGGCGGGACGTGTGCCGCACCACCGATGAACGCACAGCCATCGCTGCCGTGTTGCCGATTGGCGCGGTGGGGCACACCTACCCTCTGATGATGCCACGCACGTCTCCTGAGCTCACGACTGCTCTGGTAGCTGCACAGAGCTCCCTCGTCTTCGACTTTGTAAGCCGCCAGAAAATCGGCGGTATCCATATGGCGCTCATGACGTGGAAGCAGCTTCCAGTACCGCGCCCAGGCGACATGGAGCCGCACGCAACGTTTCTTGCCGATCGTACCCGGGAGCTCGTATTCACGACCGAGGATATGGCTCCGCTCGCCCGTGACCTCGGGGACACGGAGCTTCCATTCCGTTGGGATGAGGCCCGCCGTGCCCAAATCCGCGCGGAATTGGATGCCTACTTCCTGCACCTCTACGGAGTCAGCCGTAATGACGCGGACTACATCTTGGAGTCCTTCCAGTCGGAAACCGGCGGGCTGAAGAACAACGAGATCGCCAAGTACGGCCACTACCGCACCAAGGATCTCGTCCTCGCCGAGTACGACCGCATGGCCGCTGCCGGCGTCAGCCTCACCACCCCGCTCGTGGACGGCGAGAACTACACCTCCACGCTGACCCCGCCGCCGGGCCATGGTCCGCGTCACCCCGCCGAGCCCAAAGCCGTGTGA
- a CDS encoding DEAD/DEAH box helicase: MTRTYTPGSLVTARGREWVVLPETKPDLLVLRPLGGSDDDISAVFPAFEQVQDAQFAPPSPADLGDQRAAGLLRSALRIGFRSGAGPFRSLAGIAVEPRAYQLVPLLMALRQQTVRLLISDDVGIGKTVEAGLIAKELLAQGEAKGLAVLCSPALAEQWQEELRTKFGIDAELVLASTVSRLERGLDLGQSLFDRYPHVIVSTDYIKSTRHRDDFVDHCPDLVIVDEAHTCVAADDTVSTQNQLRYELLRRISADTERHLLLVTATPHSGKESGFRNLLGLVLPELAGVDLETDRGRRLLAQHFVQRKRGDVRQYLTKESGLADDSLAEKTAFPSDRKSKDEKYKLSPAYRALLDDAIAYASERVQAAGEQGRREARIAWWSAIALLRSLVSSPRAAAQTLSTRSAAAVAASAEEADRLAAPLTRDSADSDALEGLDAAPGAETEGAGARLADLAERAAALEGPEEDLKLGALVRHLKALLKDGYHPIVFCRYIPTAEYVAEHLEKKLGSRTVVKAVTGTLSPQQRLTRIEELATLAGDDPAARRVLVATDCLSEGVNLQHHFDAVVHYDLAWNPTRHDQREGRVDRYGQKRDEVRVITLYGIDNGIDGKVLEVLIAKHRQIRKDLGISVSVPDEASSGVTDAIVEWLLMRGRQPEQEGLFAVDALETVDARAAELESRWNSAAERETASRSRFAQRAIHPEEVAREVAAIRDALGRADEVSGFVRHALAALEAHVVEAGDGTGDFTAEVSGVPAGLRDALAPVAGAEAVESGRPIPFRATAAVARGEAALVRTDPIVGAVAAHVLNTALDTEATGRRPARRCGVVSTAAVTVPTTLLLVRYRFHLTLPSRQGKRRIVAEDARLLAYEGTAKNPVWLPEDRALALLTAKATESTDDYFQERTMQRTLGQLDSAQDHMAAYGDRLAEELHESHRRVRRASDEIVQGLKVTAQQPADILGVYVYLPPITADGEAA; the protein is encoded by the coding sequence CACAGTTCGCGCCCCCGTCGCCCGCTGACCTCGGCGACCAGCGGGCGGCTGGACTCCTGCGCTCCGCCCTGCGAATCGGTTTTCGCTCCGGCGCCGGCCCCTTCCGCTCCCTCGCGGGCATCGCGGTCGAGCCCCGTGCGTACCAGCTCGTGCCACTGCTGATGGCCTTGCGGCAGCAGACCGTCCGTTTGCTGATCTCAGACGACGTCGGCATCGGCAAGACCGTCGAGGCGGGTCTGATCGCGAAGGAGCTTCTGGCCCAGGGTGAAGCCAAGGGCTTGGCCGTGCTCTGTTCGCCTGCGCTGGCGGAACAGTGGCAGGAGGAGCTGCGCACCAAGTTCGGCATCGACGCCGAACTCGTCCTCGCCTCCACGGTCTCCCGCCTGGAGCGCGGCCTGGACCTCGGCCAGTCGCTCTTCGACCGGTACCCGCACGTCATCGTCTCCACGGATTACATCAAGTCCACCCGGCATCGCGACGACTTCGTAGATCACTGCCCCGACCTCGTCATCGTCGACGAGGCCCACACCTGTGTGGCCGCCGACGACACCGTCTCCACCCAGAATCAGCTCCGCTACGAGCTGCTGCGGCGCATCTCGGCGGATACCGAGCGGCACCTGCTGCTGGTCACCGCGACCCCGCACAGCGGGAAGGAGTCCGGTTTCCGGAACCTGCTGGGCCTGGTCCTGCCTGAACTGGCCGGCGTGGACCTGGAGACGGACCGCGGACGACGGCTTCTCGCCCAGCACTTCGTGCAGCGCAAGCGCGGGGATGTACGTCAGTACCTCACCAAGGAGAGCGGGCTCGCCGACGACAGTCTGGCCGAGAAGACCGCGTTCCCCTCCGACCGCAAGTCCAAGGACGAGAAGTACAAGCTATCGCCTGCCTACCGGGCGCTGCTCGACGACGCCATCGCCTACGCGAGCGAACGTGTCCAGGCGGCCGGTGAGCAGGGGCGGCGCGAGGCGCGCATCGCCTGGTGGTCCGCGATCGCCCTGCTGCGTTCCCTGGTCTCCTCGCCCAGGGCGGCCGCCCAGACCCTTTCGACCCGTTCGGCCGCAGCAGTCGCCGCCAGTGCCGAGGAAGCCGACCGGCTCGCTGCCCCGCTGACCCGCGACTCTGCTGACAGCGATGCCCTTGAGGGTCTGGACGCGGCTCCGGGTGCGGAGACCGAAGGAGCCGGCGCCCGGCTGGCCGACCTCGCCGAGCGGGCCGCCGCCCTGGAAGGCCCGGAGGAGGACCTCAAACTCGGAGCTCTCGTCCGGCACCTCAAGGCGCTGCTGAAGGACGGCTATCACCCGATCGTCTTCTGCCGATACATCCCGACTGCCGAGTACGTCGCCGAGCACCTGGAGAAGAAGCTCGGCTCCAGGACGGTCGTCAAAGCTGTCACCGGCACCCTCTCCCCGCAGCAGCGGCTCACCCGCATCGAGGAGCTGGCGACGCTCGCCGGAGACGATCCGGCAGCCCGCCGTGTTCTCGTCGCCACCGACTGCCTCTCCGAGGGCGTCAACCTCCAGCACCACTTCGACGCCGTCGTCCACTACGACCTGGCCTGGAACCCCACCCGCCACGACCAGCGTGAAGGCCGTGTGGACCGGTACGGTCAGAAGCGCGATGAGGTCCGCGTCATCACTCTGTACGGCATCGACAACGGCATCGACGGCAAGGTCCTCGAAGTCCTCATCGCCAAGCACCGGCAGATCCGCAAGGACCTCGGAATCTCGGTCTCCGTGCCCGATGAGGCGTCTTCCGGCGTCACCGATGCGATCGTCGAATGGCTCCTCATGCGGGGCCGCCAGCCCGAGCAGGAAGGGCTTTTCGCCGTCGACGCCTTGGAAACCGTGGACGCGAGGGCCGCCGAGCTGGAGAGCAGGTGGAACTCCGCCGCAGAACGCGAGACCGCCTCCCGCTCCCGCTTCGCGCAGCGTGCCATCCACCCCGAGGAGGTTGCCCGCGAGGTCGCCGCCATCCGCGACGCACTGGGCCGTGCGGATGAAGTAAGCGGCTTCGTCCGCCACGCCCTGGCCGCGCTAGAAGCGCACGTCGTGGAAGCCGGTGACGGTACGGGCGACTTCACCGCCGAAGTCAGCGGAGTTCCCGCCGGACTGCGCGACGCCCTTGCTCCGGTGGCGGGAGCAGAGGCCGTCGAGTCCGGGAGGCCCATCCCGTTTCGCGCCACGGCGGCCGTGGCCCGGGGCGAGGCGGCCCTTGTCCGCACGGACCCCATCGTCGGCGCGGTCGCAGCCCACGTCCTCAACACGGCCCTTGACACGGAGGCCACCGGCCGCCGCCCGGCCCGTCGCTGCGGCGTGGTATCGACGGCGGCCGTGACCGTCCCCACCACCCTGCTTCTGGTCCGCTACCGCTTCCACCTCACGCTTCCCTCCCGGCAGGGGAAGCGGAGGATTGTCGCCGAGGACGCCCGCCTCCTCGCCTATGAGGGAACGGCGAAGAACCCGGTCTGGCTCCCCGAGGACCGGGCGCTCGCCCTGCTGACCGCGAAAGCTACCGAGAGCACCGACGACTACTTCCAGGAACGGACCATGCAGCGCACGCTGGGGCAACTGGACTCCGCGCAGGACCACATGGCCGCATACGGTGACCGACTCGCGGAAGAGCTGCATGAGTCGCACCGCCGGGTCCGGCGCGCGTCCGACGAGATCGTGCAGGGCCTGAAGGTGACTGCTCAGCAGCCCGCCGACATCCTCGGCGTCTATGTCTACCTGCCTCCGATCACCGCAGACGGAGAGGCCGCCTGA